In the Hydrogenimonas thermophila genome, one interval contains:
- a CDS encoding AAA family ATPase — translation MLLEYGAKNFFSFKEGFEISFCNSKSIATVIALKGANASGKTNAIKALSFLSWFAVSSFSKLQPNEKIPFSPFFHNKDEITELYARFLYEGIEYIYELELTKDQVVKETLYKKEKRLTKVLERCGDKLSYISKKMKDLKAIKINRSNASIISIANQYEIEAVEPFYRLFKNIFTNVGVYGKQPNEKIFTSYTEISKFYANHRDIFDFVVDFLKKADTGIDNIEIVEKEDPETGEKLFVPIFLFKIDGETRELSFYEQSNGVQSLYIQLGFYATVLKDGMVLALDEFDINLHPDLLPWIVNFFEDETFNKNHAQFIFTTHNNEIMDRLGKYRVVFVNKEENESYLYRLDEIPGDMLRNDRPITPVYQANKIGGRPRISNA, via the coding sequence ATGCTATTGGAATATGGAGCTAAAAACTTTTTCTCTTTTAAAGAGGGATTTGAAATATCTTTTTGCAATAGTAAAAGTATTGCAACTGTTATAGCACTTAAAGGTGCTAATGCATCAGGTAAAACCAATGCCATCAAAGCACTCTCTTTTTTAAGTTGGTTTGCTGTTAGCTCTTTTTCCAAATTACAGCCAAATGAGAAGATCCCATTTTCCCCTTTTTTTCATAATAAAGATGAGATAACAGAACTATATGCACGATTTTTATATGAAGGAATTGAGTATATTTATGAACTTGAGTTAACAAAAGATCAGGTTGTTAAAGAGACACTCTACAAAAAAGAGAAGCGACTTACTAAGGTTTTAGAGCGTTGTGGCGATAAGCTCTCATATATTTCAAAAAAGATGAAAGATTTAAAAGCTATTAAGATTAACCGTAGTAATGCATCTATTATCAGTATAGCAAATCAATATGAGATAGAGGCAGTTGAACCTTTTTATAGATTATTTAAAAATATTTTTACAAATGTTGGAGTTTACGGTAAACAACCAAATGAAAAGATATTTACAAGTTATACAGAGATATCTAAATTTTATGCTAACCATAGAGATATTTTCGATTTTGTTGTAGATTTTCTAAAAAAAGCAGATACCGGGATTGATAATATTGAGATAGTAGAAAAGGAGGATCCTGAAACAGGGGAGAAGCTATTTGTTCCAATCTTTCTTTTTAAAATAGATGGAGAAACAAGAGAGTTGAGTTTTTATGAACAATCTAATGGTGTTCAGTCACTCTATATTCAATTAGGATTTTATGCAACTGTTTTAAAAGATGGTATGGTACTTGCTCTTGATGAATTTGATATCAATCTGCATCCTGATCTTTTGCCTTGGATAGTTAACTTCTTTGAAGATGAAACATTCAACAAAAACCACGCTCAATTTATCTTTACAACACATAATAATGAAATAATGGATAGGCTTGGTAAATATAGGGTAGTTTTTGTAAATAAAGAGGAGAATGAGAGCTATCTTTATCGTTTAGATGAGATCCCTGGAGATATGTTGCGTAATGATCGTCCTATCACACCTGTGTATCAAGCAAATAAAATAGGTGGCAGACCAAGGATATCTAATGCCTAA